A single window of Deltaproteobacteria bacterium PRO3 DNA harbors:
- the nuoL gene encoding NADH-quinone oxidoreductase subunit L codes for MILFPLLGALINGALALRAARRGKPADEALVSLIGVLLPTAAFAVALYLGLPFLKGAEKPLGENLFSWIAVGNLQIEASLALDRLSTIMVLIVSGVGSLIHLYSVGYMKGDPGYARYFAYLNLFLTAMLILVLADDLLLLFVGWEGVGLCSYLLIGFWFEDPVKAYAGKKAFVVNRIGDFGFLIGIFMILATLVPQLPHAMPILNFGVLKQYAPALATVAPLICLFLFIGATGKSAQIPLYVWLPDAMAGPTPVSALIHAATMVTAGVYMVARLFFLFDLAPQTLEIVATVGACTALFAALIGLVQNDIKKVLAYSTVSQLGYMFLAVGVGAYSAGIFHVMTHAFFKACLFLGSGSVIHALSGEQDIQKMGGLRKAMPITFATFLVATLAIAGIPPFAGFFSKDEILWQAYHRGHTNLWILGMITAALTSFYMFRLFTLTFLGKERLTEHAKHHLHESPFSMTSVLIVLAILSAAGGFLGVPHALGGHNWIATWLGLEAHAAEAGAEVLERNLAFASAALAAASALLATLLYLKFPNLPKTLAEKSRFLYRLLREKFYVDEFYDFAIVRPIRAFSDRFLAQDMDQGLIDGLLVNGSARFASWMGSLVSVLQGGLANNYVFYFLLGVGGFIFFMVVR; via the coding sequence ATCATCCTGTTTCCGCTGCTGGGCGCCCTGATCAACGGGGCCCTGGCCCTGCGCGCCGCCCGGCGCGGCAAGCCCGCGGACGAGGCCCTGGTCAGCCTGATCGGCGTCCTGCTGCCGACCGCCGCCTTCGCTGTCGCCTTATATTTGGGCCTTCCCTTCCTGAAGGGCGCCGAGAAGCCGCTCGGCGAGAACCTCTTCAGCTGGATCGCCGTCGGCAACTTGCAAATCGAGGCCAGCCTCGCCCTCGACCGCCTCTCCACGATCATGGTCCTGATCGTCAGCGGCGTCGGCAGCCTGATTCACCTCTATTCCGTCGGCTACATGAAGGGCGATCCCGGCTACGCCCGCTACTTCGCCTATCTCAACCTGTTTTTGACCGCGATGCTGATCCTGGTCTTGGCCGACGACCTGCTTTTGCTCTTCGTCGGCTGGGAGGGCGTGGGGCTCTGCTCTTATCTTTTGATCGGCTTCTGGTTCGAGGACCCGGTCAAGGCCTACGCCGGGAAGAAGGCCTTCGTCGTCAACCGCATCGGCGACTTCGGCTTTTTGATCGGGATCTTCATGATCCTGGCGACCTTGGTGCCGCAGCTCCCGCACGCGATGCCCATTCTCAACTTCGGCGTCCTCAAGCAGTACGCCCCGGCCCTGGCCACGGTCGCCCCGCTGATCTGCCTTTTTCTCTTCATCGGCGCCACCGGCAAGTCGGCCCAGATCCCGCTCTACGTCTGGCTGCCCGACGCGATGGCCGGCCCGACGCCGGTCTCGGCCCTGATCCACGCGGCCACCATGGTCACGGCCGGCGTCTACATGGTCGCGAGGCTCTTCTTCCTCTTCGACCTGGCGCCGCAGACTCTCGAAATCGTCGCGACGGTGGGCGCCTGCACCGCGCTCTTCGCGGCCCTGATCGGCCTGGTGCAGAACGACATCAAGAAGGTCCTGGCCTATTCGACCGTCTCGCAGCTGGGCTATATGTTCCTGGCCGTCGGCGTCGGGGCCTACAGCGCGGGGATTTTCCACGTCATGACCCACGCCTTCTTCAAGGCCTGCCTCTTCCTGGGCTCCGGCTCGGTGATCCACGCCCTGAGCGGCGAGCAGGACATCCAAAAGATGGGCGGCCTGCGCAAGGCGATGCCGATCACCTTCGCCACCTTCCTCGTCGCCACCCTGGCGATCGCGGGCATCCCTCCCTTTGCGGGCTTCTTCTCGAAGGACGAGATCCTCTGGCAGGCCTACCACCGCGGCCACACGAATCTCTGGATCCTGGGGATGATCACCGCGGCCCTGACCAGCTTCTATATGTTTAGGCTCTTCACCCTGACCTTCCTCGGGAAGGAACGCCTGACGGAGCACGCCAAACACCACCTGCACGAGTCGCCCTTCAGCATGACCTCGGTCTTGATCGTCTTGGCGATCCTCTCGGCGGCGGGGGGCTTCCTGGGCGTGCCGCACGCCCTGGGCGGGCACAACTGGATCGCGACTTGGCTGGGCCTGGAGGCGCACGCGGCGGAGGCCGGCGCCGAGGTCCTCGAGCGCAACCTGGCCTTCGCCTCCGCGGCCCTGGCGGCGGCCTCGGCCCTGTTGGCGACGCTGCTCTACCTCAAGTTTCCGAATCTGCCGAAGACCCTGGCGGAGAAGTCGCGCTTTCTTTATCGCCTGCTGCGCGAGAAGTTCTACGTCGACGAGTTTTACGATTTCGCGATCGTGCGGCCCATCCGCGCCTTCAGCGATCGTTTCCTCGCGCAGGACATGGACCAGGGCCTGATCGACGGCCTCTTGGTCAACGGCTCGGCGCGCTTCGCCTCCTGGATGGGCAGCCTGGTCAGCGTCCTGCAGGGCGGCCTGGCCAACAACTACGTCTTTTACTTCCTGCTCGGCGTGGGCGGGTTCATCTTCTTCATGGTGGTGCGCTAA
- a CDS encoding NADH-quinone oxidoreductase subunit M has protein sequence MTAWIGSHILSLLIAVPLLGGAGVLLFPKEKTGLIRAWALLVSLATFALSLHLVYHYGDAAGYRFAERYGWLPELGIAYHVGIDGFSLWLILLTTLLMPLTVLFSMGSIAEQQKKYYFFLLTLEAGMIGAFCALDVFLFYIFWEAMLIPMYFLIGIYGGQRRIYAAIKFFLFTMVGSVLMLLAMIYLYYQAGGSFSLDRWLELSLNAKTQLILFSAFALSFAIKVPMFPLHTWLPDAHVEAPTAGSVILAGVLLKMGTYGFVRFAMPLFPEGLEAARPLLVMLAVIGIVYGALVAMVQKDIKKLVAYSSVSHLGFVMLGLMALTPQAVTGAVYQMLNHGVSTGALFLLVGMIYDRTHTRKIVDYGGIAKLVPVFTVIFLIVTFSSIALPGTNGFVGEFLILSGSFSVLPRAAMISTLSVIFAAVYMLWMVERVFFGPVKNKHMEGLKDLGKREVLCLLPLLILIVWMGVKPNYFLQKIEPATEALLQRVESAAKIQVGGGLPR, from the coding sequence ATGACGGCCTGGATCGGCTCCCACATCTTGAGCCTGCTCATCGCGGTCCCGCTGCTTGGCGGGGCGGGAGTCTTGCTCTTTCCCAAGGAAAAGACGGGGCTGATCCGCGCCTGGGCCCTCTTGGTGAGCCTGGCCACCTTCGCCCTTTCCTTGCACCTGGTCTATCACTACGGCGACGCGGCGGGTTACCGCTTCGCCGAGCGCTACGGCTGGCTGCCGGAATTGGGCATCGCCTACCATGTCGGGATCGACGGTTTCTCCCTTTGGCTGATCCTGCTCACCACCCTGTTGATGCCGCTGACCGTGCTCTTCTCGATGGGCTCGATCGCGGAGCAGCAAAAGAAATACTATTTCTTCCTGCTCACCCTCGAGGCCGGGATGATCGGGGCCTTCTGCGCCCTCGACGTCTTCCTCTTCTATATCTTTTGGGAGGCCATGCTGATCCCGATGTACTTCCTGATCGGGATCTACGGCGGGCAGCGGCGCATCTATGCGGCGATCAAGTTCTTCCTCTTCACGATGGTTGGCTCGGTCCTGATGCTGCTGGCGATGATCTACCTCTATTATCAGGCCGGCGGCAGCTTCTCCCTGGACCGCTGGTTGGAGCTGAGCCTGAACGCCAAGACCCAGCTCATCCTCTTCTCCGCCTTCGCGCTCTCCTTCGCGATCAAGGTGCCGATGTTCCCGCTGCACACTTGGCTGCCCGACGCCCACGTCGAGGCGCCCACCGCGGGCAGCGTGATCCTGGCGGGGGTCCTGCTCAAGATGGGGACCTACGGCTTCGTGCGCTTCGCCATGCCGCTTTTCCCCGAGGGGTTGGAGGCGGCGCGGCCGCTCTTGGTGATGCTGGCGGTGATCGGCATCGTCTACGGGGCCCTGGTCGCGATGGTGCAGAAGGATATTAAGAAGCTCGTGGCCTACTCCTCGGTCTCGCACCTGGGCTTCGTCATGCTGGGACTGATGGCGCTCACGCCCCAGGCGGTGACGGGGGCGGTCTACCAGATGCTCAACCACGGCGTATCCACCGGGGCGCTCTTCCTCCTGGTGGGGATGATCTACGACCGGACGCACACCCGCAAGATCGTCGACTACGGCGGCATCGCCAAGCTGGTGCCGGTCTTCACGGTCATCTTTTTGATCGTCACCTTCTCGTCCATCGCCCTGCCGGGGACCAACGGCTTCGTCGGCGAGTTCCTGATCCTCTCCGGCAGCTTCAGCGTCCTGCCCCGGGCGGCGATGATCTCGACCCTGTCGGTGATCTTCGCGGCGGTCTACATGCTGTGGATGGTGGAGCGGGTCTTCTTCGGTCCGGTCAAGAATAAGCACATGGAAGGGCTGAAGGACCTGGGCAAGCGCGAGGTGCTTTGCCTGCTGCCGCTCCTGATCCTGATCGTGTGGATGGGCGTGAAGCCGAATTACTTCTTGCAAAAGATCGAGCCGGCCACCGAGGCCCTCTTGCAGCGGGTCGAATCGGCCGCCAAGATCCAAGTGGGAGGAGGCCTGCCGCGATGA
- a CDS encoding NADH-quinone oxidoreductase subunit N, with amino-acid sequence MTLDVGQLWDAAWPALTLLIGSLASLFTAVFPARHQARLTAVLAAVTFLLSAQGFYYQWELGHTQALDLLVVDPFSLFLGILISLIGFATVLIAYPYWLSQSEAIPEFFSLLLFSAFGMVTMVMTTQLLVFVLGLEIMSLSLYALAGLRRYDPRSGEAAFKYFLLGSVATAFLLLGISFLYGATGTLDLARLPQVFADPGMGTIFKLGALLILLGFAFKVGAVPFHFWAPDAYDGAPMPVTGFMATGVKVAAFGALVRAVQALLPQAELPLQRWVVMLSFATMLVGNLVALRQRHLKRIMAYSSIAHAGYLLLGVATLLGAGGFRGEALSPILFYLMVYSLLTLGVFAVLSVLSSRGEEVNEIQQLDGLSERHPALAAALSVFLISLAGVPPTAGFLAKYYLFSQAVEVGLYPLAIGGILASAISLYYYLGPIVRMYFHSKEKALQAPRTAPSLKLLLALMIAGVFYLGVFPKAALQITRTTRMISASPTSLGGFTPGP; translated from the coding sequence ATGACCCTCGACGTCGGACAACTTTGGGATGCCGCCTGGCCCGCCTTGACTTTACTGATCGGCTCGCTGGCCTCGCTGTTCACGGCGGTCTTTCCGGCGCGGCACCAGGCTAGGCTGACCGCGGTCCTGGCGGCCGTGACCTTCCTACTCAGCGCGCAGGGCTTCTATTATCAATGGGAATTGGGGCATACGCAGGCCTTGGATCTCTTGGTCGTCGATCCCTTCTCCCTGTTTCTCGGCATTCTGATCTCGTTGATCGGCTTTGCGACCGTCCTGATCGCCTATCCTTATTGGCTCTCCCAGTCCGAGGCCATTCCCGAGTTTTTCTCGCTGCTGCTCTTCTCCGCCTTCGGGATGGTCACGATGGTGATGACGACGCAGCTCTTGGTCTTCGTCCTGGGCCTCGAGATCATGAGCCTCTCGCTCTACGCGCTGGCGGGCCTGCGGCGCTACGATCCGCGCTCGGGGGAGGCGGCCTTCAAGTATTTCCTGCTGGGCTCGGTGGCCACCGCCTTTCTCTTGCTGGGGATTTCCTTCCTCTATGGCGCGACCGGCACCTTGGACCTGGCGCGTCTCCCGCAGGTCTTCGCCGATCCCGGGATGGGGACGATCTTCAAGCTGGGGGCGCTCTTGATCCTCTTGGGCTTCGCCTTCAAGGTGGGCGCGGTGCCCTTCCACTTTTGGGCGCCCGACGCCTATGACGGCGCGCCGATGCCGGTCACCGGCTTTATGGCGACGGGGGTGAAGGTCGCGGCCTTCGGCGCCCTGGTCCGCGCGGTCCAGGCCCTCCTGCCCCAGGCCGAGCTGCCCTTGCAGCGCTGGGTCGTGATGCTCTCCTTCGCGACGATGCTCGTCGGCAACCTGGTCGCCCTGCGGCAGCGTCACCTGAAGCGCATCATGGCCTACAGCTCGATCGCCCACGCGGGCTACCTGCTCTTGGGCGTCGCGACCCTGCTGGGTGCGGGCGGTTTTCGCGGCGAGGCCTTAAGTCCTATCCTCTTCTACCTGATGGTCTACAGCCTGCTCACCTTGGGCGTCTTCGCGGTGCTGAGCGTGCTTTCCAGCCGCGGGGAAGAGGTCAACGAGATCCAGCAGCTCGACGGCCTGAGCGAGAGACACCCGGCTCTGGCGGCGGCCTTGAGCGTCTTCTTGATCTCGCTGGCCGGCGTCCCGCCGACGGCGGGATTTTTGGCGAAGTACTATCTCTTCAGCCAGGCCGTCGAGGTGGGTCTCTATCCCCTGGCGATCGGCGGCATCCTGGCCAGCGCGATCTCTTTGTACTATTACCTGGGGCCGATCGTGCGGATGTATTTCCACTCCAAGGAAAAGGCGCTGCAGGCGCCGCGCACGGCGCCGAGTCTCAAGCTGCTGCTCGCCTTGATGATCGCGGGGGTGTTTTATCTGGGGGTGTTTCCGAAGGCGGCGCTGCAGATCACGCGCACGACCCGGATGATTTCCGCGAGCCCGACTTCCCTGGGCGGCTTTACCCCGGGGCCTTAG